One window from the genome of Echinicola vietnamensis DSM 17526 encodes:
- the rpsJ gene encoding 30S ribosomal protein S10, with amino-acid sequence MNQKIRIKLKSYDHTLVDKSSEKIVKAVKTTGAVVVGPIPLPTKKEKFTVLKSPHVNKKARDQYQLCTYKRLVDIYSNSSKTVDALMKIELPSGVDVEIKV; translated from the coding sequence ATGAATCAGAAAATAAGAATAAAACTTAAGTCTTACGATCATACTTTGGTGGACAAGTCATCAGAGAAAATCGTTAAAGCTGTAAAGACTACCGGTGCTGTGGTGGTTGGTCCGATTCCTTTGCCTACTAAAAAGGAGAAGTTTACGGTACTGAAGTCCCCACACGTAAATAAGAAAGCAAGAGATCAGTATCAATTGTGTACCTACAAAAGATTGGTGGATATCTATTCCAACAGTTCTAAAACTGTAGATGCCTTGATGAAGATCGAACTTCCAAGTGGAGTAGATGTGGAGATCAAAGTTTGA
- the rpsS gene encoding 30S ribosomal protein S19, with the protein MARSLKKGPYIAHHLAKKVDAMNESGKKSVIKTWSRRSMISPDFVGHTFAVHNGNKFIPVFVTDNMVGHKLGEFAPTRNFRGHIAKKDKGRR; encoded by the coding sequence ATGGCACGTTCATTAAAAAAAGGGCCTTATATAGCTCATCACTTGGCCAAAAAAGTAGATGCAATGAACGAATCCGGCAAAAAGTCTGTCATCAAGACTTGGTCAAGAAGATCTATGATCTCTCCGGATTTTGTAGGCCATACCTTTGCTGTGCATAACGGAAATAAGTTTATTCCTGTATTTGTAACAGACAACATGGTAGGTCACAAGCTTGGTGAATTTGCTCCTACAAGAAACTTTAGAGGTCACATTGCCAAAAAAGATAAAGGAAGAAGATAA
- the rplV gene encoding 50S ribosomal protein L22, producing the protein MEAIARLNNVPTSPRKMRLVADLVRGQRVGNALSILKFTPNHGAAKLEKLLLSAIANWQAKNPDEKLEEADLYVKTIQVDGGRMLKRLRPAPQGRAHRIRKRSNHVTLVVDAFNSEVTADEVETKENAN; encoded by the coding sequence ATGGAAGCAATAGCAAGACTAAATAATGTACCTACATCGCCTCGTAAGATGCGTCTTGTAGCTGACCTGGTAAGGGGACAGAGAGTAGGTAACGCCTTGAGTATATTGAAATTTACACCGAATCACGGTGCTGCAAAACTGGAGAAATTATTGCTATCTGCCATTGCAAACTGGCAAGCAAAAAATCCAGACGAGAAACTTGAAGAGGCTGATCTGTATGTGAAGACAATTCAAGTGGACGGTGGTCGAATGCTGAAAAGACTTAGACCTGCTCCCCAGGGTAGGGCCCACAGAATTCGTAAAAGATCAAATCATGTGACTTTGGTAGTAGATGCGTTCAACTCTGAAGTTACCGCTGATGAAGTAGAAACAAAAGAAAACGCTAATTAA
- the rplW gene encoding 50S ribosomal protein L23 yields MDILKKPLITEKISAMNERGVYGFVVEKTAKKPEIKAAVEKMFGVKVVSVRTMRYAGKLKTRYTKTKVVSGYTNAFKKAIVQVADGEVIDFYGEI; encoded by the coding sequence ATGGATATACTAAAGAAGCCTTTGATTACGGAAAAGATTTCGGCGATGAACGAAAGAGGCGTTTATGGATTTGTAGTGGAAAAGACTGCTAAAAAGCCAGAAATCAAAGCAGCCGTAGAGAAAATGTTCGGTGTAAAAGTGGTGTCAGTAAGGACCATGCGTTATGCAGGAAAGTTGAAGACGCGCTACACGAAGACAAAAGTAGTATCCGGTTATACCAATGCTTTCAAGAAAGCTATTGTACAAGTAGCCGATGGAGAAGTAATTGACTTTTACGGAGAAATTTAA
- the rplD gene encoding 50S ribosomal protein L4, translating into MELAVLKHNGEETGRKVNLSDEIFAIEPNDHAIYLDVKQFLANQRQGTHKSKERAEIAGSTKKIKKQKGTGGARAGSIKSPLFRGGGRVFGPRPRNYSFKLNKKVKQLARKSALTYKAKDNSLTILEDVSFDNIKTKNYVALLSGLSLADKKTLLVLPEANNNVYLSSRNLPKAQVKTVSDINTYDLLHADTLVLCEGSVSKLETLLSK; encoded by the coding sequence ATGGAATTAGCAGTATTAAAACATAACGGTGAAGAGACAGGTAGAAAGGTAAATCTTTCTGACGAAATTTTCGCGATCGAGCCTAATGATCATGCGATCTACCTGGATGTGAAGCAGTTTTTGGCCAACCAAAGACAGGGTACTCATAAGAGCAAAGAGAGGGCTGAGATAGCCGGCTCAACAAAGAAGATTAAAAAGCAAAAGGGTACCGGTGGTGCCAGAGCTGGTTCTATTAAATCTCCATTGTTCAGGGGTGGGGGTAGAGTATTTGGTCCTAGACCAAGAAACTACTCTTTCAAGTTGAACAAGAAAGTGAAACAATTGGCAAGAAAATCTGCCCTTACTTACAAAGCTAAAGACAACAGCCTAACCATTTTGGAAGATGTGAGCTTTGACAACATCAAGACCAAAAATTATGTAGCCTTGTTGTCTGGACTTTCTTTGGCGGATAAGAAGACCTTGTTGGTGCTTCCAGAAGCAAACAACAATGTGTATTTGTCAAGCAGAAACCTTCCAAAAGCGCAAGTTAAGACGGTATCAGACATCAATACGTATGATCTGTTGCATGCAGATACTTTGGTGCTATGCGAAGGCTCAGTAAGTAAGTTGGAAACCCTTTTATCGAAGTAA
- the rpsQ gene encoding 30S ribosomal protein S17, which produces MATERNLRKERIGKVVSNKMDKSITVAVERRMKHPMYGKFVAKTTKFMVHDENNECGKGDLVKISETRPLSKNKRWRLVEIIERAK; this is translated from the coding sequence ATGGCTACTGAGAGAAATCTACGTAAAGAAAGAATAGGAAAAGTAGTCAGCAACAAGATGGACAAGTCCATTACCGTTGCCGTAGAAAGAAGGATGAAACACCCGATGTACGGTAAGTTTGTTGCTAAGACTACAAAATTTATGGTTCATGACGAGAACAACGAGTGTGGCAAAGGAGACCTCGTTAAGATAAGTGAAACTCGTCCGCTGAGTAAGAACAAGCGTTGGAGATTAGTAGAAATTATAGAAAGAGCTAAATAA
- the rpsC gene encoding 30S ribosomal protein S3, whose protein sequence is MGQKVNPIGLRLGIVKGWDSNWYGGRDFADKLYEDQKIRKYVYARIPKGGIAKVIIERTLKRITLTIHTARPGVVIGKGGAEVDKLKEELKKLTSKDVQINIFEIKRPELDAKLVGESIAQQLQARISFRRAMKQSIAATMRVGAEGIKIKLSGRLGGAEMARSEMYKEGRIPLHTLRADIDYAISEAQTVYGIIGIKVWIFKGEVYGKRDLSPNAGIANEKSGGAGRRRREGGPKRRKRNN, encoded by the coding sequence ATGGGACAAAAAGTTAACCCTATTGGTCTTAGACTAGGTATCGTTAAGGGCTGGGATTCCAACTGGTATGGCGGCAGGGATTTTGCCGATAAACTGTACGAAGATCAAAAGATCAGGAAATATGTATATGCCAGGATTCCTAAAGGGGGCATTGCAAAAGTAATTATCGAAAGAACGCTTAAGCGAATCACCCTTACTATCCACACTGCCCGACCAGGAGTAGTGATCGGTAAAGGTGGTGCGGAAGTAGATAAATTGAAAGAAGAGCTTAAGAAACTTACCAGCAAGGATGTTCAGATCAACATCTTTGAGATCAAGCGTCCCGAGTTGGATGCTAAATTGGTAGGTGAGTCTATCGCTCAACAACTTCAGGCCAGGATTTCATTTAGAAGAGCAATGAAGCAATCCATTGCCGCTACGATGAGAGTAGGCGCTGAAGGAATCAAGATAAAACTTTCAGGACGTCTTGGTGGAGCAGAGATGGCCCGTTCAGAGATGTACAAAGAAGGAAGAATTCCTTTGCATACCTTGAGAGCGGACATTGATTATGCCATTTCTGAAGCGCAAACCGTATATGGTATCATCGGCATCAAAGTATGGATTTTCAAGGGTGAGGTTTATGGCAAGCGAGATCTATCTCCAAATGCCGGAATTGCCAATGAGAAATCAGGTGGTGCGGGTCGTAGAAGAAGAGAAGGCGGTCCTAAGAGAAGAAAGAGAAATAACTAA
- the rplP gene encoding 50S ribosomal protein L16, translating to MLQPRRTKYRKMQKGRIKGIAQRGHTLAFGNFGIKSLEAGWITSRQIEAARIAMTRAMKREGQVWIRIFPDKPITKKPAEVRMGKGKGAPEYWVAVIKPGTILFEATGVSQELAQEALRLAQQKLPVSTKFVVRRDYVG from the coding sequence ATGTTACAGCCAAGAAGAACTAAATATAGAAAGATGCAAAAGGGACGCATCAAAGGAATCGCGCAAAGAGGGCATACTCTTGCGTTCGGTAACTTTGGTATCAAGTCCCTGGAAGCAGGATGGATTACCTCTCGTCAAATCGAGGCAGCTCGTATTGCGATGACAAGAGCAATGAAAAGGGAAGGGCAAGTATGGATCAGGATTTTCCCTGACAAGCCTATCACCAAGAAGCCTGCTGAGGTTCGTATGGGTAAGGGTAAAGGTGCCCCTGAGTACTGGGTAGCAGTAATCAAGCCGGGAACCATCCTTTTTGAAGCAACAGGTGTAAGCCAAGAATTGGCCCAAGAGGCCCTTCGACTTGCCCAACAAAAGCTTCCAGTGAGTACAAAATTTGTAGTGCGTAGAGATTACGTAGGATAA
- the rpsN gene encoding 30S ribosomal protein S14: MARESIKARERKRERLVAKYAKKRAELKAAGDYEALDKLPKNASPVRLHNRCKLTGRPKGYMRKFGINRVTFREMASAGKIPGITKASW, encoded by the coding sequence ATGGCAAGAGAGTCGATCAAAGCTCGTGAGAGAAAAAGAGAACGTCTGGTAGCAAAATATGCCAAAAAGAGAGCAGAACTAAAAGCAGCAGGAGACTATGAAGCCCTGGACAAACTGCCAAAGAATGCTTCTCCGGTAAGGCTGCATAACAGATGTAAATTGACTGGCCGTCCTAAAGGATATATGAGGAAGTTTGGAATCAACAGGGTGACCTTTAGAGAAATGGCCTCTGCGGGTAAAATTCCTGGTATCACGAAGGCCAGCTGGTAA
- the rpmC gene encoding 50S ribosomal protein L29 gives MKNSEIQALSESEIIERIAAEQEKLTKLRFAHAISPIENPNRISETRKLIARLKTFLTAKQLAK, from the coding sequence ATGAAAAACTCTGAAATCCAAGCACTCTCCGAGAGTGAAATCATTGAGCGTATTGCCGCTGAGCAAGAGAAACTTACAAAGTTGAGGTTTGCTCATGCAATTTCTCCTATAGAGAATCCTAATAGAATTAGTGAGACAAGGAAGCTTATCGCAAGATTGAAGACTTTCTTGACCGCCAAACAACTAGCTAAATAA
- the rpsH gene encoding 30S ribosomal protein S8: MTDPIADYLTRLRNAIKASHRIVEIPASNIKKEITKVLHDKGYIQNYKFEEVGPQGTIKIALKYNPATKQNAIVKLSRVSKPGLRKYAPKNELPRVINGLGIAIISTSKGVMTDKEARTEGIGGEVLCYVY, from the coding sequence ATGACTGATCCAATAGCTGATTATTTGACCAGGTTGAGAAATGCCATCAAGGCCTCTCACCGTATCGTTGAGATCCCTGCTTCCAATATCAAGAAGGAGATCACAAAGGTACTTCATGACAAGGGATACATCCAGAACTATAAGTTCGAGGAAGTAGGACCTCAAGGCACCATCAAGATTGCCTTGAAGTATAACCCTGCCACGAAGCAGAATGCCATTGTGAAACTTTCCAGAGTAAGTAAGCCAGGATTGCGGAAGTACGCACCTAAGAATGAACTTCCTAGGGTGATCAACGGACTGGGAATTGCAATTATCTCCACCTCAAAAGGTGTGATGACCGATAAGGAAGCCCGTACTGAAGGAATAGGCGGGGAAGTACTTTGTTACGTATATTAA
- the fusA gene encoding elongation factor G: protein MARDLKFTRNIGIAAHIDAGKTTTTERILFYSGVSHKIGEVHDGAATMDWMSQEQERGITITSAATTVFWPYRDNNYQINIIDTPGHVDFTVEVNRSLRVLDGLVFLFSAVDGVEPQSETNWRLADNYKVPRLGFVNKMDRAGANFLDVCKQVKEMLGSYAVPLQIPIGSEDRFRGVVDLINNRGIIWNEDDMGMTFEEVPIPDDLKEEAAEYREYLLEAVAEYDETLMEKFFEDSSSITEDEILTALRAATIDMKIVPMVCGSSFKNKGVQTMLDLVMELLPSPLDKHDMIANDLNDEEKQVAIAPDRNEPFAGLAFKIATDPFVGRLCFVRAYSGVLESGSYVFNSRSGNKERISRVFQMHANKQNQIERLEAGDIGAVVGFKDIKTGDTLCSEERKVVLESMIFPEPVIGYAIEPKTKADVDKLSMAITKLVEEDPTLQVNTDHETGQTILRGMGELHLDIIIDRLKREFKVEITQGAPQVAYKEALFGSVEHKEVYKKQTGGKGKFADIVFELGPKEEDPETGEVKPGLEFENGIVGGVIPKEFIPSIQKGFQEAMKNGPLAGYPIEAMKVRLFHGSFHDVDSDALSFELAARLGFKEAAKKCKPQLLEPVMSVDVVTPDEYTGPITGDLNRRRGLMKGMDTKGTSSVVKAAVPLSELFGYITDLRTISSGRATATLTFSHYEPVPNNIAEGVIAEVKGAKA, encoded by the coding sequence ATGGCAAGAGACTTAAAATTTACAAGGAACATCGGTATTGCCGCTCACATCGATGCTGGTAAAACAACAACCACTGAGCGGATTCTATTTTATTCAGGCGTTTCCCATAAAATCGGAGAGGTGCACGATGGTGCTGCTACGATGGACTGGATGTCTCAAGAGCAGGAGAGAGGTATTACCATTACTTCCGCCGCTACGACGGTTTTCTGGCCTTACAGAGATAATAATTACCAAATCAATATCATCGATACCCCAGGTCACGTGGATTTTACCGTAGAGGTAAACCGTTCCCTGCGTGTATTGGATGGGCTTGTGTTCCTGTTTAGTGCAGTGGATGGCGTAGAGCCACAGTCTGAGACTAACTGGAGACTGGCTGATAACTATAAAGTACCTCGTCTTGGTTTTGTGAACAAGATGGACCGAGCAGGTGCAAACTTCCTTGACGTATGTAAACAAGTGAAGGAGATGCTAGGAAGCTATGCAGTTCCTTTGCAAATCCCTATCGGATCTGAAGATCGATTCCGAGGTGTGGTTGACTTGATCAACAACCGTGGTATCATCTGGAATGAAGATGATATGGGAATGACTTTCGAAGAAGTGCCGATTCCTGATGATCTTAAAGAGGAAGCTGCTGAATACAGAGAGTATTTGCTTGAAGCAGTAGCCGAATATGATGAGACCTTGATGGAGAAGTTCTTCGAAGATTCCAGCTCCATTACAGAAGATGAAATCCTGACTGCTCTTAGGGCAGCTACCATTGACATGAAGATCGTTCCAATGGTATGTGGTTCTTCTTTCAAAAATAAAGGTGTACAGACCATGCTTGACTTGGTGATGGAATTGCTTCCTTCTCCGTTGGACAAGCATGATATGATCGCTAACGATCTGAATGACGAAGAGAAGCAGGTAGCGATTGCTCCTGACCGCAATGAGCCATTCGCAGGTCTTGCATTTAAGATTGCCACGGATCCTTTCGTAGGCCGTCTATGTTTCGTAAGGGCTTACTCAGGTGTACTTGAGTCAGGTTCTTATGTATTCAATAGCCGTTCCGGTAACAAGGAGCGTATCTCCCGTGTATTCCAAATGCACGCCAACAAACAAAACCAAATCGAACGTCTAGAAGCAGGTGATATCGGTGCGGTAGTTGGATTTAAGGATATCAAAACCGGTGATACCCTATGTTCTGAAGAACGTAAAGTGGTATTGGAATCCATGATCTTCCCAGAGCCAGTGATTGGTTACGCGATCGAGCCTAAAACGAAGGCCGACGTGGATAAACTGTCCATGGCCATTACCAAGTTGGTAGAAGAGGATCCTACGCTTCAAGTGAACACTGACCACGAAACTGGCCAGACGATTCTACGAGGTATGGGAGAGCTCCACTTGGATATTATCATTGACCGTCTTAAGCGAGAGTTTAAGGTGGAAATCACCCAAGGTGCTCCACAGGTAGCTTATAAAGAAGCGTTGTTTGGTTCTGTAGAACACAAAGAGGTTTATAAGAAACAAACCGGTGGTAAAGGTAAATTTGCCGACATCGTATTTGAACTAGGACCGAAAGAAGAAGATCCAGAAACTGGTGAAGTAAAGCCTGGATTGGAATTTGAAAACGGTATTGTTGGTGGTGTAATTCCTAAGGAATTTATTCCATCCATCCAGAAAGGATTCCAAGAAGCGATGAAGAATGGTCCTTTGGCAGGTTACCCAATCGAAGCGATGAAAGTAAGGTTGTTCCACGGATCCTTCCACGATGTCGATTCAGATGCACTGTCCTTTGAATTGGCTGCAAGACTAGGGTTCAAGGAGGCTGCCAAGAAATGTAAGCCTCAGCTGTTGGAGCCAGTAATGTCAGTGGACGTGGTTACACCAGATGAGTATACTGGTCCTATTACCGGTGACTTGAACAGAAGAAGAGGTTTGATGAAAGGGATGGATACCAAAGGTACTTCATCTGTAGTTAAAGCTGCTGTACCATTGTCAGAGTTGTTTGGTTATATTACTGACCTTAGGACAATTTCTTCAGGTAGAGCGACTGCTACCTTGACATTCTCACACTACGAACCAGTTCCAAATAATATCGCCGAAGGTGTAATCGCTGAAGTAAAAGGAGCTAAGGCCTAA
- the rplC gene encoding 50S ribosomal protein L3: protein MSGIIGKKVGMTSIFSADGRSVACTLIEAGPCVVTQVKNVETDGYSAVQLGYGERKEKNTPKPLLGHFKKAGTTPKQKVVEFRDFRVEFEGQVDLGKSVKAGEVFAEGDFVDAIGTSKGKGFQGVVKRHGFAGVGGSTHGQHNRQRHPGAIGACSWPSRVFKGLRMAGRTGGSRVKVLNLKVLKVYAEKNLILVSGSVPGPKNSYVILEK from the coding sequence ATGTCTGGAATAATAGGTAAAAAAGTAGGAATGACTAGCATTTTCAGTGCCGATGGACGAAGTGTCGCATGCACGCTAATAGAAGCTGGTCCTTGCGTAGTGACGCAAGTAAAAAATGTAGAAACAGACGGGTACAGCGCTGTTCAGTTGGGGTACGGTGAGCGAAAGGAGAAAAACACTCCTAAGCCATTGTTAGGTCATTTTAAAAAGGCCGGAACCACACCTAAGCAGAAAGTTGTAGAATTCAGAGACTTCAGAGTTGAATTTGAAGGTCAAGTGGATCTTGGTAAGTCCGTAAAAGCAGGAGAGGTTTTCGCAGAAGGAGACTTTGTGGATGCTATCGGTACTTCCAAGGGTAAAGGTTTCCAAGGTGTCGTAAAACGTCACGGCTTTGCTGGTGTAGGTGGATCTACCCACGGTCAGCACAACCGTCAGAGACACCCAGGTGCTATTGGTGCATGTTCTTGGCCATCTCGAGTATTCAAGGGGCTAAGAATGGCAGGTAGAACCGGAGGAAGTCGTGTGAAAGTATTGAACCTTAAAGTATTGAAGGTTTATGCTGAAAAGAACTTGATCTTGGTAAGTGGCTCTGTCCCTGGTCCAAAAAATTCTTACGTTATTTTAGAGAAGTAA
- the rplN gene encoding 50S ribosomal protein L14 produces the protein MIQSESRLSVADNSGAKEVLVIRVLGGTGKRYASIGDKVVVTVKSALSSSNMKKGTVSKAVIVRTRKEVRRKDGSYIRFEDNAAVLLNNNDEPRGTRIFGPVARELREKQFMKIVSLAPEVL, from the coding sequence ATGATACAGTCAGAATCCAGATTAAGTGTTGCGGATAATTCAGGTGCTAAAGAAGTGCTTGTTATCCGAGTACTGGGAGGAACCGGTAAGCGTTATGCCTCTATCGGAGATAAAGTAGTCGTGACAGTGAAATCTGCTCTTTCTTCCAGCAATATGAAAAAAGGCACCGTTTCTAAAGCGGTAATCGTAAGAACTCGAAAAGAGGTTAGAAGAAAAGATGGATCTTATATCCGTTTTGAAGATAACGCAGCGGTTCTTTTGAACAATAACGATGAGCCAAGAGGTACCCGTATCTTTGGTCCAGTGGCAAGAGAGCTGAGAGAGAAGCAATTTATGAAGATCGTATCTTTGGCACCTGAAGTATTGTAA
- the rplE gene encoding 50S ribosomal protein L5 — protein MANPRVKDKYIKEIAPELKEKFQYKTVMQVPKLVKIVINKGIGAAVADKKLVDQGVEELSLITGQRAVATKAKKSVSNFKLRDGMPIGAKVTLRGNRMYEFLDRLTTVALPRVRDFKGISDKGFDGRGNYTLGVEEQIIFPEISIERVNRISGMDVTFVTTAETDEESYALLKAFGMPFVNNNKEE, from the coding sequence ATGGCTAATCCTAGAGTAAAAGATAAATATATCAAGGAAATCGCTCCAGAGCTTAAGGAGAAATTTCAATATAAGACAGTAATGCAAGTGCCTAAGTTGGTGAAAATCGTCATCAACAAAGGAATCGGTGCAGCTGTAGCGGACAAAAAATTGGTAGACCAAGGTGTGGAAGAGCTTTCTTTGATTACAGGTCAGAGAGCTGTTGCTACCAAGGCAAAGAAATCGGTCTCTAACTTTAAGCTTAGAGATGGGATGCCAATTGGTGCAAAAGTAACCTTGAGAGGAAACAGAATGTATGAATTTCTGGATCGTCTTACTACTGTGGCACTTCCACGTGTAAGGGACTTTAAAGGTATCAGCGATAAAGGTTTTGACGGAAGAGGTAACTACACCTTGGGTGTAGAAGAGCAAATTATCTTCCCAGAGATCAGCATCGAGAGAGTCAACAGGATTTCCGGTATGGACGTTACGTTCGTGACCACTGCTGAAACCGATGAAGAGAGCTATGCTTTGTTGAAAGCTTTCGGGATGCCTTTTGTAAACAACAATAAAGAAGAATAA
- the rplX gene encoding 50S ribosomal protein L24, with amino-acid sequence MERKKNKQPKLHIKRGDTVKVLSGDDKGKSGKVLSVNLEKRRAIVEGLNMVTKHVKPTAANPQGGIEKKEAAIHVSNLMLIDPKTGEATRTGRKPGENGKLVRYSKKTGEVING; translated from the coding sequence ATGGAAAGAAAAAAGAATAAGCAACCTAAATTGCACATCAAAAGAGGAGATACCGTGAAGGTATTGTCCGGAGATGACAAAGGTAAGTCTGGTAAAGTTCTTTCGGTAAACTTGGAGAAGAGAAGAGCTATTGTGGAAGGCCTTAACATGGTAACCAAACATGTGAAGCCTACTGCTGCCAACCCTCAAGGAGGTATCGAAAAGAAAGAAGCTGCCATTCACGTAAGTAACCTGATGCTGATCGATCCGAAGACTGGTGAAGCTACCAGAACAGGAAGAAAGCCAGGAGAAAATGGAAAATTAGTTAGATATTCTAAGAAAACCGGGGAGGTAATCAATGGCTAA
- the rplB gene encoding 50S ribosomal protein L2, with amino-acid sequence MAVKKLKPVTPGTRYRLAPTFDEVTKSKPEKSLLAPLKRSGGRNNSGKMTARYIGGGHKKRLRIVDYKRNKDGVPATVKGIEYDPNRTARLALLYYADGAKAYIVAPEGLTAGDTVISGEHVAPEVGNNLPMMNIPLGTIIHNVELKPGKGGTLARSAGSYAQLVAKEGKYVAIKLPSGELRLILGVCKATVGTVSNADHMNVVLGKAGRNRWLGKRPRVRGVAMNPVDHPMGGGEGRSSGGHPRSRTGLLAKGKKTRTPKKYSNKFIISKRSK; translated from the coding sequence ATGGCAGTTAAAAAATTAAAGCCTGTAACTCCCGGTACCCGATATAGATTGGCGCCGACTTTTGACGAAGTCACTAAGTCTAAGCCAGAAAAGTCGCTATTGGCTCCGTTGAAGAGATCAGGCGGTAGAAATAACTCAGGTAAAATGACCGCCCGTTACATCGGTGGAGGTCATAAGAAGAGACTAAGAATCGTAGATTATAAGCGAAACAAGGATGGCGTGCCTGCTACTGTAAAAGGAATCGAATACGATCCTAACAGAACAGCTCGATTGGCATTATTGTATTATGCTGATGGTGCGAAGGCATACATCGTTGCACCGGAAGGATTGACCGCCGGAGATACGGTGATTTCTGGTGAGCATGTTGCTCCAGAGGTCGGTAACAACCTTCCGATGATGAACATTCCTTTAGGTACCATTATCCACAATGTGGAGCTTAAGCCTGGAAAAGGTGGTACTTTGGCAAGAAGTGCTGGTAGCTATGCGCAATTGGTAGCGAAAGAAGGTAAATATGTGGCCATCAAACTACCATCAGGCGAGTTGCGCTTGATCCTTGGAGTATGTAAGGCCACTGTAGGAACCGTGTCAAATGCAGATCACATGAACGTGGTATTGGGCAAGGCTGGTAGAAATCGTTGGTTAGGCAAGCGTCCAAGAGTAAGAGGTGTGGCCATGAACCCTGTCGATCACCCAATGGGTGGTGGTGAAGGTCGTTCATCAGGTGGACACCCAAGATCTAGGACTGGTTTGCTGGCTAAGGGTAAGAAAACCAGAACGCCTAAAAAGTATTCAAACAAGTTTATCATTAGTAAAAGATCTAAATAA